A single region of the Manihot esculenta cultivar AM560-2 chromosome 12, M.esculenta_v8, whole genome shotgun sequence genome encodes:
- the LOC110628366 gene encoding LOW QUALITY PROTEIN: tryptamine 5-hydroxylase-like (The sequence of the model RefSeq protein was modified relative to this genomic sequence to represent the inferred CDS: substituted 1 base at 1 genomic stop codon), which translates to MELLPPQTLYFSLLLLLLTYFAWKIISSYSNSLTTPPSPPRLPIIGHLHLLTDMPHHTFTRLCNKLGPLIYLQLGQVPTLVINSARLARLVLKTHDHIFANRPQLLSAQYLSFGCSDVTFSPYGAYWRQARKICVTELLSAKRVHSFQVVREEEVNRLLAAVLAESGKEVDMSKRCFALANDILCMVAFGQRFMEEEGKKQNLVNILTETQALFAGFCLGDFFPGWEWVNSVSGYKKRLMKNLDDLRAVCDEIIDEHMKRKNSGRENDDQREDFVDVLLRIQKRKDLEVPISDDNLKALVLDMFVAGTDTSAATLEWTLTELARHPRFMKKAQEEVRKIAIGKRTVDESHLQDLPYMKAVIKETMRLHPPVPLLVPRESMDKFVLDGYQIPAKTRVLINSYAIGRDPKSWDNPLGYDPERFIDNDIDVKDQDFRFLPFGGGRRGCPGYNFGLSTIEIALARLLYHFEWALPRGVGADDVDLSEIFGLATRKKTALVLVPTANKDYQFQGEAVXSRDCKLFLGKTMFSSEFRVFSSCNFLIVKGLLFAYRRRKIYEPNYAVYLCRMLPHCLAFV; encoded by the exons ATGGAGCTTCTTCCTCCTCAGACCCTCTACTTTTCCCTCCTACTCTTACTCCTCACCTATTTTGCATGGAAAATTATCAGCTCGTACTCCAACTCACTCACCACCCCACCGTCGCCGCCGCGCCTACCTATAATTGGCCACCTCCACCTCCTCACTGACATGCCCCACCACACCTTCACCCGTCTTTGCAACAAGCTTGGCCCTTTAATTTATCTCCAACTTGGTCAAGTTCCCACTCTTGTCATCAACTCAGCTCGCCTCGCTCGTCTCGTTCTCAAAACCCATGACCACATCTTCGCCAACCGTCCTCAACTCCTCTCCGCTCAATATCTTTCCTTTGGCTGCTCCGACGTCACTTTCTCCCCTTACGGTGCATACTGGCGCCAAGCCAGAAAGATCTGCGTCACCGAGTTACTCAGCGCGAAACGGGTCCATTCGTTCCAGGTCGTTCGAGAGGAGGAGGTGAACCGCTTGTTAGCTGCTGTTTTAGCCGAGTCCGGGAAGGAAGTTGATATGAGCAAGCGGTGCTTCGCTTTAGCCAACGACATACTGTGTATGGTGGCGTTTGGACAGAGGTTCATGGAGGAGGAAGGAAAAAAGCAGAATTTAGTGAACATTTTGACAGAGACACAGGCCTTGTTTGCTGGGTTTTGCTTAGGCGATTTCTTTCCTGGGTGGGAGTGGGTCAACTCTGTGAGTGGGTACAAGAAGAGGTTGATGAAAAACTTGGACGATCTAAGAGCTGTCTGTGATGAGATCATTGATGAACACATGAAGAGGAAGAACAGTGGGAGGGAAAATGATGATCAAAGAGAAGATTTTGTGGATGTTTTGCTTAGGATTCAGAAACGAAAAGATTTAGAAGTTCCCATTAGTGACGATAATCTCAAAGCTTTAGTGCTG GACATGTTTGTTGCTGGAACTGATACGTCAGCTGCAACACTGGAATGGACACTGACAGAGCTGGCAAGGCATCCGAGATTCATGAAGAAAGCACAAGAAGAAGTACGAAAGATTGCAATTGGAAAAAGAACAGTTGATGAGAGTCATCTTCAAGACCTGCCTTACATGAAAGCTGTGATAAAGGAGACAATGAGATTACATCCACCAGTTCCTCTGCTGGTTCCTCGAGAATCTATGGATAAATTTGTGCTCGATGGGTACCAAATACCTGCCAAAACTCGAGTTTTAATAAACTCGTATGCCATTGGGAGGGACCCAAAATCATGGGACAATCCTCTGGGCTACGATCCTGAGAGGTTTATAGATAATGACATTGATGTGAAGGATCAAGATTTCAGGTTCCTACCCTTCGGTGGAGGAAGACGAGGTTGCCCAGGTTATAACTTTGGATTATCAACAATTGAAATTGCACTTGCGAGACTTCTGTATCATTTCGAGTGGGCATTGCCTCGTGGAGTTGGAGCTGACGATGTGGATCTTAGTGAGATTTTTGGGCTTGCCACCAGGAAGAAAACTGCCCTTGTTCTTGTCCCAACAGCCAATAAAGACTATCAGTTCCAAGGTGAAGCTGTTTAGTCAAGAGACTGCAAACTCTTCCTGGGGAAAACGATGTttagttcagagttcagagtctTTTCTTCTTGTAATTTTCTCATAGTT AAAGGGCTACTTTTTGCATATAGGAGGAGGAAAATCTATGAACCAAACTATGCAGTATATCTGTGTCGCATGCTGCCTCATTGTCTGGCTTTTGTATAG
- the LOC110628333 gene encoding protein HHL1, chloroplastic isoform X2 has protein sequence MEVGLSLNALVRLPLSSSSRTREDVLVKHSLVSTRTAQKSLQKQTGHSLLVVEAKGKRGMQARQFQRPPTPSLPKIEDDGNPKFVIFIRMANVYLWYPLSLVTGGTTAKIMVAAKDNFLGKYIYKDTLARNLAAVIYRDEKEIQKTAFKQHRVLRSATEFRYGYKLVENANVRAALSTTDVIELPTQDQLKTVVDKVKDFFGDAKESFGKLTSLNSTSEEAEEEVPKEKAK, from the exons ATGGAAGTGGGTTTGTCTCTAAATGCACTGGTTCGGCTTCCATTATCGAGCTCCTCAAGAACACGTGAAGATGTACTGGTGAAGCACTCACTGGTCTCTACTAGAACTGCGCAAAAATCTCTTCAGAAGCAAACAGGGCACTCTTTATTGGTAGTTGAAGCTAAGGGAAAGAGAGGAATGCAAGCACGTCAGTTTCAAAGGCCCCCAACTCCGTCCCTTCCTAAGATTGAAGATGATGGCAATCCCAAATTTGTTATATTCATCCGCATGGCTAAT GTTTATCTTTGGTACCCATTAAGTCTTGTAACGGGTGGAACCACTGCTAAAATCATGGTTGCTGCCAAAGATAATTTTCTAGGAAAATATATCTACAAAGATACACTTGCTAGAAACCTTGCAGCAGTTATTTACAGA GATGAGAAGGAGATACAGAAGACAGCATTTAAACAACATCGTGTATTGCGGTCAGCAACAGAGTTCAGATATGGTTACAAACTTGTC GAAAACGCTAATGTGAGGGCTGCCCTTTCTACTACAGATGTTATTGAG CTTCCGACACAAGACCAACTTAAAACAGTAGTGGATAAAGTGAAAGACTTCTTTGGGGATGCAAAAGAGTCTTTTGGAAAGCTTACCTCTCTAAATTCAACAAGTGaggaagcagaggaggaggttCCCAAGGAAAAGGCCAAGTGA
- the LOC110628566 gene encoding protein WVD2-like 7 encodes MAEPACLRRSFSHPSNASREAKEGDPLRALTESISFGRFMSESLAWEKWSIFSHNRYLEEVEQFSKPGSVAQKKAYFEAHYKKRAAMKAAALLEQANAAVTNAPQVEIAANSIPEVGTSEENHCDSPVDSVLAEATSDAVINTQHEKDVLDPPHSADANAFCPGGEKENLQNEMVERAEEVIEEKAEVENTIQVENSKQLDNSEDHDKIEATPEKKIPNKEPAEKLNLALPNNKRQINSLSKSSQSRASKIPKSSSKQASSTRMQGGTNVNANGYESVGDLIDKRRSTPKSVHMSINLAPRFGETNKSSVRMLKESSTTTQNPTRASVYGISKLFPSVNRQSDDRRSRSLFNKSVSGGKIAGGILQALSGDRLKSSSASGGSKARSPIISSPFSFRSEERAAKRKEFFQKLEEKNNAKEMEKTQSQVKSKIPPARPQSPKLGRKPCSNVVQKTNIQLHRRPSVNGESSKHIIPKGNQSTTRSVTMLRKKKEHENVSPNIQC; translated from the exons ATGGCTGAACCAGCTTGTCTTAGGAGATCATTTTCTCATCCATCTAATGCTTCCCGTGAAGCCAAAGAG GGGGACCCGCTTCGAGCCCTAACAGAATCAATCTCATTTGGTAGATTTATGTCAGAATCTTTAGCATGGGAAAAATGGTCAATCTTCTCTCACAACCGCTACTTAGAAGAAGTTGAGCAGTTTTCCAAGCCAGGTTCTGTTGCTCaaaagaaagcttattttgaAGCTCACTATAAGAAGAGGGCTGCCATGAAAGCAGCAGCCTTGCTTGAGCAAGCAAATGCTGCAGTAACTAATGCCCCTCAAGTAGAAATTGCTGCTAATAGTATTCCTGAAGTTGGAACTTCAGAAGAAAATCACTGTGACAGTCCTGTGGATTCTGTGTTGGCTGAGGCAACTAGTGATGCTGTAATCAATACACAACATGAAAAAGACGTCCTTGACCCGCCTCATTCTGCTGATGCAAATGCGTTTTGTCCTGGTGGTGAAAAGGAAAATTTACAAAACGAAATGGTGGAAAGAGCTGAAGAGGTAATAGAAGAGAAGGCTGAGGTGGAGAACACTATTCAGGTGGAAAATTCAAAGCAGCTTGATAATTCTGAGGATCATGACAAGATTGAGGCCACACCAGAAAAGAAAATCCCCAATAAG GAACCCGCAGAGAAGTTGAATTTGGCCTTACCAAATAATAAAAGACAAATAAATTCATTATCAAAATCAAGTCAGAGCAGAGCGTCCAAAATCCCAAAGTCATCTAGCAAACAGGCGAGCTCCACACGAATGCAAGGTGGAACAAATGTCAATGCCAATGGCTATGAGTCTGTGGGAGACTTGATTGATAAAAGGAGATCAACTCCAAAATCTGTCCACATGTCGATCAATTTGGCTCCTCGCTTTGGAGAAACCAACAAAAGCTCTGTCAGAATGTTGAAAGAGAGTTCAACTACTACACAAAATCCAACAAGG GCATCTGTTTATGGGATATCAAAGCTCTTTCCCTCAGTGAATCGCCAGTCAGATGATCGAAG AAGTCGTTCCCTATTCAACAAGTCAGTTTCTGGAGGGAAGATAGCAGGCGGGATATTGCAGGCCCTCTCTGGGGA CCGCTTAAAATCTTCATCTGCAAGTGGTGGAAGCAAAGCACGATCTCCAATTATTTCCTCTCCTTTTAGCTTTAGGAGTGAAGAAAGAGCTGCAAAACGTAAAGAA TTCTTTCAGAAGCTTGAAGAGAAAAACAATGCAAAGGAGATGGAGAAAACACAATCACAAGTAAAATCAAAG ATCCCACCAGCACGACCTCAATCTCCAAAACTCGGAAGGAAGCCATGTTCCAACGTGGTCCAGAAAACAAACATTCAGCTTCATCGGAGGCCTTCAGTCAATGGTGAAAGCTCCAAGCATATCATACCGAAAGGTAATCAAAGCACTACTCGTTCAGTAACTATGCTACGAAAGAAGAAAGAGCATGAAAATGTTTCTCCAAATATCCAGTGCTGA
- the LOC110628565 gene encoding LOW QUALITY PROTEIN: two-component response regulator ARR11-like (The sequence of the model RefSeq protein was modified relative to this genomic sequence to represent the inferred CDS: deleted 1 base in 1 codon), whose translation MMDNGFSSPRSDAFPAGLRVLVVDDDPTWLKILEKMLKKCSYEVTTCALARDALHLLRERKDNYDIVISDVNMPDMDGFKLLEHVGLEMDLPVIMMSVDGETSRVMKGVQHGACDYLLKPIRMKELRNIWQHVFRKKIHEVRDIEILEGMETMQMARNGLDVSDDGYLLCGEDLTSVRKRKDFESKHDDKDPADNSSTKKARVVWSVDLHQKFVKAVNQIGFDKVGPKKILDLMNVPWLTRENVASHLQKYRLYLSRLQREDTVSAGGIKHSDPPLRDSASSFGAQNSISMQQLDVASRSYGFLGNSLLVQNGESRGHENERKGTVSKSAAEPKGALNVEVPDPRKSRSSQMEFGRSFTSLGSEVNFAEFDSNFPTRFSWCESELKQEPQALHLDDGLRQLTLPGKQQRIQADYPQPAPPIISGSSATERDIGSVKIKPLYDECRSNASQVSSIGSTIETSDVQNKTYPVNHQAFDPISTSTSSMKNQHFNLSCMSDLESTQKSVNSELSPYATLDDDFQVCWVQGDCYAMNLGLQNIEFPEFCDPGLIAGVPTYLYDSVRFDYDNLYDPTEYSLIEQGLFIA comes from the exons ATGATGGACAATGGTTTCTCTTCCCCTCGAAGCGATGCGTTTCCTGCTGGTCTTCGAGTTCTTGTTGTCGATGATGATCCCACCTGGTTGAAAATCCTTGAAAAGATGCTCAAGAAGTGTTCTTATGAAG TGACCACATGTGCT TTAGCAAGAGATGCTTTGCACTTGCTTCGTGAGAGGAAAGATAACTATGACATCGTGATCAGTGATGTCAACATGCCTGACATGGATGGGTTTAAACTTCTAGAACATGTTGGATTGGAGATGGATCTTCCTGTCATTA TGATGTCTGTTGATGGAGAAACAAGTCGGGTTATGAAAGGTGTTCAGCATGGAGCCTGTGATTATCTTCTTAAACCAATACGAATGAAAGAACTTCGAAATATATGGCAGCATGTATTCAGAAAGAAAATCCATGAGGTAAGAGACATTGAAATTCTTGAAGGAATGGAAACTATGCAAATGGCTAGAAATGGGTTAGATGTGTCCGATGATGGTTACTTGCTTTGCGGAGAAGATCTGACTTCAGTTAGGAAAAGAAAAGATTTTGAAAGCAAACATGATGACAAAGATCCTGCGGACAATTCTTCCACAAAGAAAGCCAGAGTAGTTTGGTCGGTAGATCTTCATCAGAAATTTGTCAAAGCTGTAAATCAGATAGGATTTGATA AAGTTGGTCCAAAGAAAATCCTTGACTTGATGAATGTTCCATGGTTGACGAGAGAAAATGTTGCAAGCCACTTGCAG AAATACCGTCTCTATTTGAGTAGATTGCAGAGGGAAGATACTGTCTCTGCTGGTGGTATAAAGCATTCAGACCCGCCTTTGAGAGATTCTGCTAGTAGTTTTGGTGCTCAGAACTCGATCAGCATGCAACAGCTTGATGTTGCAAGTCGCAGCTATGGATTTCTAGGCAATAGTTTACTTGTCCAAAATGGGGAGTCTAGAGGCCATGAAAATGAGCGAAAGGGAACTGTTTCAAAGAGTGCTGCAGAACCCAAAGGAGCTTTAAATGTTGAAGTTCCTGATCCTCGCAAGTCCAGGAGTTCACAAATGGAATTTGGTCGTTCTTTTACTTCTCTGGGATCAGAAGTAAACTTCGCAGAATTTGATTCAAACTTCCCGACACGGTTTTCGTGGTGTGAAAGTGAACTGAAGCAAGAACCTCAGGCGCTCCATTTAGATGATGGGCTTAGACAGCTAACACTGCCTGGTAAGCAGCAGCGCATTCAAGCTGATTATCCACAGCCGGCTCCACCTATTATTTCTGGATCTTCTGCAACTGAAAGAGACATAGGCTCTGTCAAAATAAAGCCTTTGTATGACGAGTGCAGGAGCAATGCTAGCCAAGTAAGTTCAATTGGGAGCACAATTGAGACTAGCGATGTTCAAAACAAGACTTATCCAGTGAATCATCAAGCCTTTGATCCCATTTCCACTAGCACATCAAGCATGAAAAACCAGCACTTCAATCTGAGTTGCATGTCGGACCtggaatcaacccaaaagagtGTAAATTCGGAACTGTCACCTTATGCAACACTGGATGATGATTTTCAAGTTTGTTGGGTTCAAGGTGATTGTTATGCTATGAATCTGGGACTCCAAAACATCGAGTTTCCGGAGTTCTGTGACCCCGGTCTCATTGCCGGTGTTCCAACTTACCTGTACGATTCAGTGAGGTTTGACTACGATAATCTCTATGACCCAACAGAATACTCTCTAATCGAGCAAGGCTTGTTTATAGCCTAA
- the LOC110628333 gene encoding protein HHL1, chloroplastic isoform X1, whose translation MEVGLSLNALVRLPLSSSSRTREDVLVKHSLVSTRTAQKSLQKQTGHSLLVVEAKGKRGMQARQFQRPPTPSLPKIEDDGNPKFVIFIRMANVYLWYPLSLVTGGTTAKIMVAAKDNFLGKYIYKDTLARNLAAVIYRDEKEIQKTAFKQHRVLRSATEFRYGYKLVENANVRAALSTTDVIELPTQDQLKTVVDKVKDFFGDAKESFGKLTSLNSTSEEAEEEVPKEKAKVKG comes from the exons ATGGAAGTGGGTTTGTCTCTAAATGCACTGGTTCGGCTTCCATTATCGAGCTCCTCAAGAACACGTGAAGATGTACTGGTGAAGCACTCACTGGTCTCTACTAGAACTGCGCAAAAATCTCTTCAGAAGCAAACAGGGCACTCTTTATTGGTAGTTGAAGCTAAGGGAAAGAGAGGAATGCAAGCACGTCAGTTTCAAAGGCCCCCAACTCCGTCCCTTCCTAAGATTGAAGATGATGGCAATCCCAAATTTGTTATATTCATCCGCATGGCTAAT GTTTATCTTTGGTACCCATTAAGTCTTGTAACGGGTGGAACCACTGCTAAAATCATGGTTGCTGCCAAAGATAATTTTCTAGGAAAATATATCTACAAAGATACACTTGCTAGAAACCTTGCAGCAGTTATTTACAGA GATGAGAAGGAGATACAGAAGACAGCATTTAAACAACATCGTGTATTGCGGTCAGCAACAGAGTTCAGATATGGTTACAAACTTGTC GAAAACGCTAATGTGAGGGCTGCCCTTTCTACTACAGATGTTATTGAG CTTCCGACACAAGACCAACTTAAAACAGTAGTGGATAAAGTGAAAGACTTCTTTGGGGATGCAAAAGAGTCTTTTGGAAAGCTTACCTCTCTAAATTCAACAAGTGaggaagcagaggaggaggttCCCAAGGAAAAGGCCAA AGTTAAAGGCTGA
- the LOC110627275 gene encoding BAHD acyltransferase At5g47980 gives MAKVLKVEIIQKQIIKPSSPTPPELKSLKLSLLDQFTPITYTPIILFYPASAERSQKLKSSLSETLTLWYPLAGRLKDNSFIECEDQGAEYLEARIKCSLSEILNKPDVEVLKQFLPAAIESPEAATGNLLLVQATFFDCGGLAIGVCISHKMADAATLTTFIRSWAAMANGSSELVRPVFMGASMFPPIDMSIPNASVELMQRKCITKRFVFNASKITALRAKVASTTVPKPTRVEAVSALIWKTVMSVVRSNSGSLRPSMWAISVDLRKRLTPTLPQNYSGNCVGFIGPRNMEADDNELELQSLLGKIRKEMEGFGENYVKKLQGEGALLAICEFSKEFGELAMSDHIDFYVCSSWCKFDLYAADFGWGRPIWASNTSTKVRNVIILMDARDGEGIEAWLTLSDEDMALLESNKELLEFAAPNPTVPLS, from the coding sequence ATGGCTAAGGTATTGAAAGTTGAGATCATACAGAAACAAATCATCAAGCCATCTTCTCCAACCCCACCTGAGCTCAAAAGCCTCAAGCTTTCTCTTCTTGATCAGTTCACTCCGATCACTTACACACCAATAATTCTATTTTACCCTGCAAGTGCTGAAAGATCACAGAAGCTGAAGTCATCGTTGTCTGAAACCTTAACTCTTTGGTACCCACTTGCAGGCAGGCTCAAAGATAATAGCTTTATAGAGTGTGAAGATCAAGGAGCTGAATATCTCGAAGCTCGAATCAAATGTTCTCTCTCCGAGATTCTTAATAAGCCTGATGTAGAAGTGTTAAAGCAATTCCTGCCCGCGGCTATTGAATCTCCTGAAGCAGCTACAGGTAATCTTTTACTCGTCCAAGCTACTTTCTTTGATTGTGGTGGCTTGGCAATTGGGGTTTGTATCTCGCACAAGATGGCTGATGCAGCCACGTTAACTACATTCATCCGAAGCTGGGCTGCAATGGCTAATGGCTCGAGTGAACTAGTGCGTCCAGTGTTTATGGGTGCATCTATGTTCCCACCCATAGACATGTCAATTCCAAATGCATCAGTGGAGCTGATGCAACGAAAGTGCATCACAAAAAGATTTGTGTTCAATGCCTCGAAGATTACTGCCTTGAGAGCTAAAGTCGCCAGCACAACCGTGCCAAAGCCAACACGAGTAGAAGCTGTATCGGCACTTATCTGGAAAACTGTGATGTCTGTGGTGAGATCAAACTCAGGATCTCTCAGGCCATCTATGTGGGCAATTTCTGTGGATTTGCGAAAGCGGCTGACTCCGACCTTACCACAAAACTACTCAGGCAACTGCGTGGGATTCATTGGTCCAAGGAACATGGAAGCTGATGATAACGAGCTAGAGTTGCAAAGTTTATTGGggaaaataaggaaagaaatggaAGGATTTGGTGAAAACTACGTGAAAAAACTTCAGGGGGAGGGAGCTTTATTAGCAATCTGCGAGTTTTCTAAGGAATTTGGCGAGCTTGCCATGAGCGATCACATAGACTTCTATGTCTGCTCTAGCTGGTGTAAATTCGACCTATATGCTGCTGATTTCGGATGGGGGAGGCCCATATGGGCTAGCAATACAAGTACAAAAGTAAGGAATGTGATCATTTTGATGGATGCAAGAGATGGCGAGGGAATAGAAGCATGGTTGACTCTGAGTGACGAAGACATGGCGCTGCTCGAATCTAACAAAGAGCTGCTTGAATTTGCTGCACCGAATCCTACTGTACCCCTTAGCTAG
- the LOC110628332 gene encoding small heat shock protein, chloroplastic, producing MSQVLSNLSFSLPSSAKITSTESRNFCFLKTNGASYNSLRKKNSSIKVVAADNRANLDHLQRASKHQQQTQPKKKVVPVAPPGLWDRFPTARTVQQMMETMERIMEDPYAYSGRWPSPAPTNESGYGRGRTPWEIKEGESEYKMRFDMPGMTKEDVKVWVEEKMLVVKAEKTPAKKVNGGENGKKAAAAEEEEEEEEEWSAKSYGRYSSRIALPENIQFEKIKAEVKDGVLYINIPKASTAGKILDIEVK from the exons atGTCTCAAGTTCTGTCAAATTTGAGCTTTTCTCTTCCTTCATCGGCAAAAATCACATCCACTGAATCAAGAAACTTTTGCTTCTTGAAAACAAATGGGGCCAGCTATAATTCCCTCCGCAAGAAAAACAGTAGCATCAAGGTCGTGGCAGCAGATAACAGAGCCAATCTTGACCACCTTCAGAGAGCCAGCAAGCATCAGCAACAGACTCAACCCAAGAAAAAGGTGGTTCCTGTTGCCCCACCGG GATTGTGGGACAGATTCCCAACAGCCAGAACAGTGCAGCAGATGATGGAGACGATGGAGAGAATAATGGAGGACCCATATGCCTATTCCGGCCGGTGGCCATCACCAGCACCTACCAATGAAAGTGGGTACGGTAGAGGAAGGACGCCATGGGAGATAAAAGAGGGAGAAAGCGAGTACAAGATGAGATTCGACATGCCTGGAATGACGAAGGAGGATGTGAAGGTGTGGGTTGAGGAGAAGATGCTGGTTGTGAAAGCCGAGAAGACGCCGGCGAAGAAAGTGAACGGTGgagaaaatgggaaaaaagcagcagcagcagaagaagaagaagaagaagaggaggagtgGTCTGCTAAGAGTTATggaaggtatagcagtagaATTGCATTGCCGGAGAATATTCAGTTTGAGAAGATAAAAGCTGAGGTTAAAGATGGAGTCTTGTATATAAACATCCCTAAAGCTAGTACCGCCGGCAAGATTCTGGATATCGAGGTTAAGTGA